Genomic DNA from Misgurnus anguillicaudatus chromosome 18, ASM2758022v2, whole genome shotgun sequence:
CTCGTTTCCCACCATCTGGCTGGCTTGACAGAAAATGCTTCCTCCACTGAAAGTAAGTGACACGGGTTGTGTCCTCAAACAGATAAAGTCCTTCTGAACGCTGGTCGTTGATCCCGAGCCACACGGGCCAATTTCCAGGAATAACGGATTTCACATACTCGGCTAAAGCTTCCTGCTCCTTACGGTCTCGAGGCATCGCCATGCGTCCACCTCGCTCCTGACACTTCTGAGATGCTTCTGCGTAGGTTGCGTACACTTTGTATACCAGAACGCATTTGTACACTATTTTACGGCCTTTTTGGCAACCTGAAACCACataaatttgtttaattttCTAGTCAGGTTATAATTCAGTTTATAGTTCATGACTTTCCAGAGTCTAGAAGAACCAGTGTCTTTTGGTAGCCCTGAAAAAATATCACAATATTATGTCCTTCAACGGATTATGGCAAGCACTGGCACTGGTTTAGCACCTCTACAGTATAACGTTAAGACCTAGATTGGCGATGAGCTTGTGAATTTGGACTAAGAAAGCCATGGAAGTTGGGATTGAGACCGGAATCATCTATGTCAAAgtatgtattttgtattttttcaatatgtattttatttttgctcTTGGGTGTATTCTTACTGACTTATAATTTATCTTAGAGTCTccatgaaacagaagtagcAATCGTCATCTTTTCCCTATCATGACTTAATCCAAGTGAAGCAGCttctaaaatgagaaaaatgtaGGCTgggaccactgatctatataaatgattGGATTACGCATAACGTCACAATTGTAAAGCCACGGCGCCGCCAtattggtatacccaaacattctattaaatgaataggacgttatcagattttaatgataaaacactaCTTCACTAGTCtacgtttttatatctgaagtctcCCTGTACATTTGCATGTAATAATTAGCTGGTTTTGTAACAGTAAAATGTGTTAACAATGTTAATGGAATGTATTTTGAAACAGTTaagataacattttaaaaagtgggTAAACTAACATTTGTTTAGCAATATGAAAACAACACCCAATTTTGATGCCGCCATGTTCATAAAAAGTCGTAGAatatacgtttttttttacaatacaaCTTATtcagagaaataacgctgaccgtctGCTCTTAATgtcataaaactttatttacacctGTGTCTTTATAACAGAATGCAGCAggcacactcaccttaacgttttCTATAAATCTCTTATCCTGCtgatttaaacataaatattgtaATTTACATTAGAAGTAAcaattaatttacgtacacatatcctaataCATAATCTTGTGTGACTGTAAACTGGGTATAtttagatcatgattttgaatgtaaGTCAATGACGCCGTCTGCCGGTTGGGCATACCAAGATGGCCGCTCGAACTCTGTggtggcttcacctcacgctgttaggTTCTAtgtgcaatccagtcatttatatagatcagtgggcGGGACTAAGTCCATCGAGAACATCTGATTGGATAGTTGGAATTTGGCCCGcattgctaattgctaatcactGGGATCTTTTCCTAGCCGAAAACAAGTCTCTGATAGCCGTCCCCTCACATCATTCCttaaaacaggaagtaaagGGAGGTCGTttcgaggaggggaggagattccacttttttttttaaacatgctcattttccagctcccccagagttaaaaatttgatttttaccattttgaaatccattcagctgatcttcgggcggaataatcaaggactttgctgatataacatggctgcagcaggcgtagtgatattacgcactgcctgcgtaatatcactatgcctgctgcagccatgttacatctgcaaagtccttgattattacgccagtttgagagtagttcctagccatatctgcctagaaaatcacaacttttaattttccgtcttagtacacgatgtaactacagaagagtcaagttttaaataggaaaaatatccaaactcttgggttatttttgagcgcaatgctaatggtctaatcagattcaatggattgtgctaagctatgctaaaagtgctagcgccagacccggagatcagctgaatggattccaaaacggtaagaatcaaatgtttaactataggggagctggaaaattagcacaCTTTCAAAAGAacgtggagtgtccctttaagaatgtttttgttttttggtcACATTTTTGTGAATCCGGCCCCAGTGCGgtacatttgcatttatgcattttaaagtttttatccaaagcagcaacttgcagtgcattacaagctacatacattttatcattactgtatgtttgtttgcTGAGATCGAACAGTTATGGTCATATCCTCTGCTAATGGTGGGCTCTACCAAGTGAACTACAGTAGAGAGCAGACTAACCCTCCAGTCGTCCGATTTCTTTGCGATTGTCCTTGCAGTAAGATGAGACCTGTTGTATGGCGTCCTCGGTGTCGCCCAGTCTGCTGTCAAGGCGCGTCATTCTCTCCACCAGCTGTGATACTTTAACATCTAACGTGTAGTGTCCCACATTAAGTCTGTGGATGGCCTGATCCATCGCTGCCAGTCTAGACACTACAAAAACAGTGAATTGAGTCTTTCATTAGACTGCTGCATTCCAGTGAATGAATCAAATCATTGGGGAAATCTGAAGAAAAGTATGTTGTGGAGGAGGAAGGGGATGACAGATGGAGTGCATTcgagttttttttacattcaaaatttTACAATTTAAATTCGAAAGTACTACAAACATAGAAATGCAACCTAAGCTGGTTTAGTCTGCTCAGCCTATCATCTGTTGGCTGGTTTCAGAGGGGTTTTGTGAACTGAGCTGAAAACCAGTTGGCCAGTTAACCAGTCTATTCGGAAATATGCTCAATCAAGAAGCATTATTCAATTCACATGTCCAAACTATTAAATGTCACTTCTCTTATTTGGCTTCTTGTCAGGTCATACAAACAGGTCATATAAAGTTAAAATAGACATAGACATTTGCATATATGGGTGATTATATAATTGCAGGTACATTTTGTGTCCaaagtcattattttttactgccttttttattattttagtaatatttttttaataaaaatagtatatattaaatataatataaaatatttttatatagctGAAAATCATCATTTCCTGTTGTCAGAATCAGTCTGTCTCAATTCTGTTACTGTCAAATTTTCTTACTCATGTAGATTAACACTAGCTGTGTTTccattaaagatttaaaaactttacctttattttctaaatgtcagcAAAAAAAATACTGCGAAACAACAGGATTTTTATATCCGCTGTTATGGAATTTTGTTGTCTCGAGTCATTTCAAAAACTATGGCGATGGGGGTGTGTGCGACTTCATATGACGCTGCGCACaaaaaaatccaactttaaaatgttaattcaacaaagaacattaagtaacttgaacaaagatttctttgttgaagggcgtcaatttattattttgtgttcactgaattaaaagagcataatcattcagctaacaaatattattttgttgactggacttagatgtataagtttttgtccaattctttcacccaacttgccaaactgagtaatctgaacaagcaatttaaaaaaaacaatggtcagaatggttcccagcatgcattgcaacatgttaatttctttggttaatatttacttaaaaagatgactgttttaatgtttactggatttatttatgttgttaatgttagttatatgttgtatttagagtaatttttaaagaatgatgtttgttcattgttaccatgattgagaagtgtgtcTTCAGTGTAGAGGGCAGCACAATGAGTTAGCGCGCATcattgttgcctcacagcaaaaaggtctctggtttaag
This window encodes:
- the clec11a gene encoding C-type lectin domain family 11 member A, which codes for MSLTVILLAVVGFSFLSSCNSADDETSLVISTPDLFQAPEFNEETVLGRGDTPDIIEPEPTTAVSDVESTYNYILSRLAAMDQAIHRLNVGHYTLDVKVSQLVERMTRLDSRLGDTEDAIQQVSSYCKDNRKEIGRLEGCQKGRKIVYKCVLVYKVYATYAEASQKCQERGGRMAMPRDRKEQEALAEYVKSVIPGNWPVWLGINDQRSEGLYLFEDTTRVTYFQWRKHFLSSQPDGGKRENCVSMSSDDGDWWDTYCDRRMYYLCEFDV